Proteins from a genomic interval of Actinoalloteichus hymeniacidonis:
- a CDS encoding M23 family metallopeptidase: MIYAAEDVDLAAGSGAGAAPAHNGVGGTRIAPEVLPIAQTAEPNAAVGQIVKSQQMEVETAAAEAEAARPKFWAPAEGTYTSGYGARWGTTHYGMDIANAIGTPILAAHDGVVIEAGTASGFGLWVRVQASDGTVTVYGHIDSYSVRPGQQVQAGEQIAVMGNRGFSTGPHLHFEVWSPGDGKKINPVTWLQERGIQT; encoded by the coding sequence TTGATCTACGCGGCCGAGGATGTCGATCTCGCCGCTGGATCGGGCGCGGGCGCCGCACCGGCACACAACGGTGTCGGCGGCACCAGGATCGCCCCAGAGGTACTGCCCATCGCGCAGACGGCGGAGCCCAACGCCGCAGTGGGGCAGATCGTCAAGAGCCAGCAGATGGAGGTCGAGACCGCCGCTGCCGAAGCGGAAGCGGCTCGCCCCAAGTTCTGGGCTCCCGCAGAGGGCACCTACACCTCCGGCTATGGCGCCAGGTGGGGCACGACCCACTACGGCATGGACATCGCCAACGCCATCGGCACCCCGATTCTCGCCGCACACGACGGCGTCGTCATCGAGGCGGGCACCGCCAGCGGCTTCGGCCTCTGGGTCCGGGTCCAGGCCTCCGATGGGACGGTCACCGTCTACGGCCACATCGACTCCTACTCGGTTCGCCCCGGCCAGCAGGTTCAGGCAGGCGAGCAGATCGCCGTCATGGGCAACCGAGGCTTCTCCACCGGCCCGCACCTGCACTTCGAGGTGTGGTCGCCCGGTGATGGCAAGAAGATCAACCCCGTGACCTGGCTTCAGGAACGCGGCATCCAGACCTGA